The following proteins are co-located in the Pochonia chlamydosporia 170 chromosome 6, whole genome shotgun sequence genome:
- a CDS encoding vacuolar protein sorting-associated protein Vps28 (similar to Metarhizium acridum CQMa 102 XP_007811865.1) has product MIPRQGYAPTPHSYVPNTSFSATINLDEEVKLTNTRAERDLQDSLAELFSIIVTLDELEKAFLKDAIPEAEYTEICERSLRQYKALLADETIAAEFQGLEEFKAKWDLQAPRATERLRVGMPSTTVTASSGPGPQASSAANNTSGVLILEATQEFITFLDAVKLGMLSKDQLHPLLSDVIQSVNRVTEQDFENRGKIVQWLITLNQMKASDELSEQQARELELDIQQAYQGFRRTLT; this is encoded by the exons ATGATCCCCCGACAAGGCTATGCGCCCACACCGCATAGCTACGTTCCCAATACCAGCTTTTCCGCAACAATCAACCTAGACGAG GAAGTCaagctcaccaacacccGCGCCGAGCGCGATCTCCAAGACTCTCTCGCCGAACTCTtcagcatcatcgtcacGCTAGATGAGCTCGAGAAAGCGTTTCTAAAAGACGCCATCCCCGAAGCAGAGTACACCGAAATCTGCGAACGCTCCCTCCGCCAGTACAAAGCCCTCCTGGCGGACGAGACCATTGCCGCCGAGTTCCAAGGCCTCGAGGAATTCAAAGCAAAATGGGAT CTCCAAGCGCCCCGTGCCACTGAACGTCTCCGCGTCGGCATGCCCTCCACCACCGTGACCGCATCATCCGGCCCCGGTCCGCAggcctcctccgccgccaacaacaccagcggCGTGCTCATCCTCGAAGCGACCCAGGAATTCATCACGTTCCTCGACGCCGTCAAGCTGGGCATGCTGTCAAAGGACCAGCTGCACCCGCTGCTGTCCGATGTGATTCAGTCGGTGAACCGGGTCACGGAGCAGGACTTTGAGAACAGGGGCAAGATTGTGCAGTGGCTGATTACGCTGAACCAGATGAAGGCTTCGGATGAGCTGAGCGAGCAGCAGGCGagggagctggagctggacaTTCAGCAGGCGTACCAGGGGTTCAGAAGGACATTGACCTGA